The proteins below come from a single Roseiflexus sp. RS-1 genomic window:
- a CDS encoding alpha/beta fold hydrolase — MPRLSVNGATIHYEEHGTGPETIVFAHGLLWSGRMFDRQVDALKDRRRCITFDFRGQGQSEVTATGYDMDTLAADAAALIESLRCAPCHFVGLSMGGFVGMRLAIHRPELIRSLILMETSADPEPRENVGRYRMLNFIARWLGLRLVADQVMPIMFGVKFLNDPTRAQERAIWRERMIANHRIGISRAVQGVIDRQGVYDQIDRITAPTLIIVGDQDVATPPDKSRRIHARIRNSTLVVIPGAGHTSTVEEPDAVNAALRRFLDALAGDDAQS, encoded by the coding sequence ATGCCCAGGCTAAGCGTCAACGGAGCGACGATCCACTACGAGGAACACGGAACCGGTCCTGAAACGATTGTCTTTGCGCACGGTCTCCTGTGGAGCGGTCGGATGTTCGACCGGCAGGTCGATGCACTCAAGGATCGGCGCCGCTGCATCACCTTCGATTTTCGTGGACAGGGGCAGAGCGAAGTGACTGCAACGGGATACGACATGGACACCCTTGCTGCGGATGCTGCTGCGCTCATCGAGTCGCTGCGCTGCGCGCCGTGTCACTTCGTCGGTCTCTCAATGGGGGGCTTTGTCGGCATGCGCCTGGCGATTCACCGCCCAGAACTGATCAGGTCACTCATTCTGATGGAGACCTCGGCTGACCCGGAGCCGCGCGAGAATGTGGGGCGATACCGCATGCTCAATTTCATTGCGCGCTGGCTGGGGTTGCGGCTCGTCGCCGATCAGGTGATGCCGATTATGTTCGGCGTGAAGTTTCTGAACGATCCGACCCGCGCACAGGAGCGGGCAATATGGCGCGAACGGATGATCGCCAACCATCGGATCGGTATTTCCCGCGCCGTTCAGGGAGTCATCGACCGTCAGGGGGTGTATGACCAGATCGACCGGATCACCGCGCCGACGCTCATCATCGTTGGCGATCAGGACGTCGCAACGCCGCCAGACAAATCCAGGCGCATTCATGCGCGCATTCGCAACTCGACGCTGGTTGTCATCCCCGGTGCGGGACACACATCCACCGTCGAAGAGCCTGACGCTGTGAACGCGGCGCTGAGACGGTTTCTTGACGCGCTTGCGGGCGACGACGCGCAATCCTGA
- a CDS encoding Eco57I restriction-modification methylase domain-containing protein — MTIIRTSNKPIGQRNRESLGQFFTPSHVADLMASWVDPLPERITLLDAGAGTGTLIAALVRRICRMPGVTKQLRVTAFEIDPSLAQPLAVCMASCQRMCESSGISFSADIRQVDFIATAAPIARGDLFAESLPSFNVALVNPPYRKIRSDSAERLHLRSAGIETSNLYAGFLALIIRLLAPGGQLVSITPRSFCNGPYFRPFRDDLLDRMAIRRIHVFDSRSAVFEQDDVLQETIIMDAVKSAEPCATIRISSSTGAPESAVHERKLPHNAIIRSTGADRFIHIPADDADLLAREWMGRLPATLHDLGLVVSTGRVVDFRARPFLRDEPTNGTVPLIYPHHIRRAMIDWPRDGMRKPQAIVRCRETADLLIPSGVYVLVKRFTAKEERRRLVAALYDPTRIPYQEIGFENHLNYIHAHGRGLPPALARGLTLFFNSTWADHCFRAFSGHTQVNAADLRAFRYPDREALERIGRAASMGELSQVEIDAIVMEIANE; from the coding sequence ATGACCATCATCCGCACGAGCAATAAACCAATCGGGCAAAGAAACCGGGAGTCATTGGGGCAGTTCTTCACACCGTCACACGTCGCGGATCTCATGGCATCATGGGTTGATCCGTTGCCGGAGCGGATCACGTTGCTTGATGCTGGCGCCGGAACCGGCACGTTAATCGCTGCACTTGTTCGTCGTATCTGTCGTATGCCCGGCGTAACGAAACAGCTTCGGGTAACCGCCTTTGAGATCGATCCGTCGCTTGCCCAACCACTGGCGGTCTGTATGGCATCTTGCCAACGGATGTGCGAATCGTCCGGCATCAGTTTCAGCGCCGACATTCGCCAGGTTGACTTCATTGCGACAGCAGCGCCGATCGCACGTGGCGACCTCTTCGCCGAATCGCTCCCGTCGTTCAACGTCGCGCTGGTTAATCCGCCATACCGCAAAATCCGCAGCGACTCCGCTGAACGGCTTCACTTGCGTTCAGCCGGTATCGAAACGAGTAATCTATATGCTGGATTTCTTGCGCTCATTATCCGTTTACTTGCTCCCGGCGGTCAACTTGTCTCAATCACGCCGCGGAGCTTCTGCAATGGCCCCTATTTCCGTCCATTTCGCGACGATCTGCTCGATAGGATGGCAATCCGACGCATCCATGTCTTCGATTCCCGCTCGGCAGTGTTTGAACAGGACGATGTATTGCAAGAGACGATCATCATGGATGCGGTCAAATCTGCCGAACCATGTGCGACCATTCGTATTTCGAGCAGCACTGGGGCGCCTGAGAGTGCAGTACATGAGCGGAAGCTGCCGCATAACGCAATCATTCGGTCAACCGGCGCCGATCGATTCATCCACATTCCTGCCGACGATGCCGACCTCCTGGCTCGGGAATGGATGGGACGTCTGCCAGCAACGCTGCACGATCTTGGATTGGTTGTGTCAACCGGACGAGTCGTTGACTTTCGAGCGCGTCCGTTCTTGCGTGATGAACCAACGAACGGAACTGTCCCGCTGATTTATCCGCATCACATCCGAAGGGCAATGATTGATTGGCCGAGAGATGGTATGCGGAAACCGCAAGCAATTGTGCGTTGCAGGGAAACTGCCGACCTTCTTATTCCCTCTGGCGTGTATGTGCTGGTAAAGCGATTTACCGCGAAAGAAGAACGGCGCCGGCTCGTGGCAGCCCTCTATGATCCAACACGGATACCATACCAGGAGATAGGATTTGAAAATCATCTGAATTACATCCATGCGCATGGTCGCGGTCTGCCGCCTGCCCTTGCACGCGGACTGACGCTCTTTTTCAATTCAACATGGGCCGATCATTGCTTTCGCGCGTTTAGTGGGCATACCCAGGTCAACGCTGCTGATCTGCGTGCGTTTCGTTATCCAGACCGTGAAGCCCTCGAACGTATTGGTCGTGCTGCGTCTATGGGTGAACTCTCTCAGGTTGAGATTGATGCAATTGTGATGGAAATAGCGAATGAGTGA
- a CDS encoding serine/threonine-protein kinase, whose amino-acid sequence MLPPMIGRYQIRGELGRGGMAVVYRAYDPEADREVAVKALPRELLHDPAFHARFRREVEAVAALEHPAIVPLYDAGEHEGQPFMVMRLMTGGSLASRLQRGPLSLPQAAQIIGRIAQALDAAHAAGLIHRDVKPDNVLFDHTNQPYLADFGIVSLVEPATILTRSGVVGTPDYMAPELTRPGGLSPLVDVYAMGAMLFEMLTGRPPYRADTPVGVLVAHVTEPIPRVRMLQPALPDAVQKVLDRALAKNPRERYQSATELAADLAAVAEEHTLPTTRLHASAPAKTIFKSTEPVVERRFPKPESDVRWLVRAFFILFGVSLLSGWIYDALFRMQHSLIYPTPTLAITLYPTFTPFLPFRSPPAVEYPLLPAPTDPPLDVRSVIRIHQMASVSVAEPGMMFSYYIGVFADDNAAHPLTVVDSISSDLEILKVSPTVGECSEGPVVRCTVITSKAYPAAILIDVRVRDTVAPGTIITNVVESGILRSEVVEVPVAEKSPFSP is encoded by the coding sequence ATGCTCCCGCCGATGATCGGGCGTTACCAGATCCGTGGCGAACTGGGTCGTGGCGGTATGGCTGTGGTATACCGGGCATACGATCCAGAGGCTGATCGTGAGGTCGCAGTAAAGGCGCTTCCCCGCGAGTTGTTGCACGACCCTGCCTTTCACGCCCGTTTCCGGCGCGAGGTCGAAGCAGTTGCAGCTCTCGAACACCCGGCGATTGTGCCGCTCTACGACGCTGGCGAGCACGAAGGTCAACCGTTCATGGTTATGCGCCTGATGACCGGCGGCTCGCTGGCATCTCGCCTTCAGCGCGGACCTCTGTCTCTCCCTCAGGCAGCACAGATTATCGGTCGGATTGCTCAGGCGCTCGATGCGGCTCACGCTGCCGGGTTGATCCACCGCGACGTGAAACCTGATAACGTGCTCTTTGATCATACCAACCAGCCGTACCTGGCTGATTTCGGGATCGTCAGTCTGGTCGAACCAGCAACCATTCTGACCCGCAGCGGTGTGGTTGGCACGCCCGACTATATGGCGCCTGAATTGACCAGACCCGGCGGTCTCTCACCGCTGGTTGATGTGTATGCAATGGGCGCAATGCTTTTCGAGATGCTCACCGGACGCCCCCCTTACCGCGCCGATACGCCTGTTGGCGTTTTGGTGGCGCATGTAACCGAGCCGATCCCTCGTGTGCGCATGCTGCAACCCGCGCTTCCCGATGCGGTTCAGAAGGTGCTGGATCGGGCGCTGGCGAAGAACCCCCGTGAACGCTACCAGTCGGCGACTGAACTGGCGGCAGACCTGGCAGCCGTGGCGGAGGAACATACCTTGCCGACGACCAGGCTGCATGCGTCAGCGCCTGCGAAAACAATCTTCAAGTCCACAGAACCGGTCGTTGAGCGAAGGTTCCCGAAACCCGAATCGGACGTGCGATGGCTGGTGCGCGCGTTTTTCATCCTTTTCGGTGTGTCACTGCTGTCCGGATGGATTTACGACGCTCTCTTTAGAATGCAGCATTCGCTGATCTATCCGACCCCCACTCTGGCTATTACGTTATACCCAACCTTCACCCCGTTTCTGCCGTTCAGATCACCGCCTGCTGTGGAATATCCGCTTTTGCCTGCACCCACCGATCCGCCTCTAGACGTCCGTTCGGTGATCCGGATCCACCAGATGGCGTCGGTCTCAGTGGCAGAGCCTGGGATGATGTTCAGTTACTATATCGGCGTCTTTGCTGATGACAATGCTGCCCATCCTCTAACAGTGGTTGATAGCATCAGTTCCGATCTGGAGATATTGAAGGTCAGTCCAACGGTGGGCGAGTGCAGTGAAGGTCCTGTCGTGCGCTGCACCGTGATCACCAGTAAAGCCTATCCTGCCGCTATTTTGATCGATGTGCGCGTGCGCGATACGGTCGCTCCCGGCACGATCATCACCAATGTCGTCGAGAGCGGCATCCTGCGTTCTGAGGTCGTAGAAGTTCCTGTAGCAGAGAAGTCGCCCTTCAGCCCGTGA